The following are encoded in a window of Castanea sativa cultivar Marrone di Chiusa Pesio chromosome 9, ASM4071231v1 genomic DNA:
- the LOC142610854 gene encoding zinc finger CCCH domain-containing protein 30, with translation MNHLTVETEDTFASLLDLAANNDIEGFKRSVERDPSGIDEIGLWYGRKKGSKQMVNERRTPLMVAATYGSIDVMKLILSLSDADVNRPCGHDKSTALHCAASGGAVNAIDAVKLLLVSGADPNLVDANGHRPVDLIVVPPKLQDVKLSLRELLTTNGPCIEHNLTVLTDTLSMNSSPLSSSPDNGSPSASDFISSPTKMKFSDYSISSASEKKEYPVDPSLPDIKNSIYSTDEFRMYSFKVRPCSRAYSHDWTECPFVHPGENARRRDPRKFHYSCVPCPDFRKGACRRGDMCEYAHGVFECWLHPAQYRTRLCKDGTSCARRVCFFAHTAEELRPLYVSTGSAVPSPRSSTSGATAMDFAAAMSLLPGSPSSVSVMSPSAYTPPMSPSANGMSHSGWPQPNVPALHLPGSNFQSSRLRSSLNARDIPAEDFDMDFDVQQQQLINELSCLSQPSMSSNSLNRSGRFKSLTPSNLDDLFSSESLSPRYSDQALASAVFSPTHKSAVLNQFQQQQQSMLSPINTSFSPKNVDHPLLQASFGVPSSGRMSPRNVEPISPMSSRMSILAQRDKQQQFRSLSSRELGSNSASIVGSPVNSWSKWGSSNGKPDWAVSTDELGKHRRSSSFELGNNGEEPDLSWVQSLVKESPTDIKEKLATPVSSAAATASSSEGSNMNSQIESVDHAVLGAWLEQMQLDHLVAQQN, from the coding sequence ATGAACCACTTGACTGTTGAAACGGAAGATACTTTTGCTAGTTTGCTCGATCTTGCTGCTAACAATGACATTGAGGGCTTCAAAAGATCGGTTGAGCGTGATCCTTCTGGTATTGATGAGATTGGCCTATGGTATGGCCGTAAGAAGGGCTCAAAGCAGATGGTTAATGAACGTAGAACACCTTTGATGGTTGCTGCTACATATGGTAGCATTGATGTTATGAAGTTGATACTATCTTTGTCTGACGCAGATGTCAATCGGCCCTGTGGTCATGATAAAAGCACTGCCCTTCACTGTGCTGCTTCTGGTGGGGCTGTTAATGCCATCGATGCTGTGAAATTGCTTTTAGTGTCAGGAGCTGATCCAAATTTGGTAGATGCAAATGGTCACCGTCCTGTTGATTTAATTGTTGTACCACCAAAGCTCCAAGATGTCAAATTGAGTCTTAGAGAACTCCTTACAACTAATGGGCCCTGTATTGAACACAATCTGACAGTCTTAACAGACACTTTGAGTATGAATTCTTCACCTCTTTCATCTTCGCCAGATAATGGGTCCCCATCTGcttcagattttatttcttCACCAACAAAGATGAAGTTCAGTGATTACTCCATTTCTTCTGCATCAGAGAAGAAAGAATACCCTGTTGACCCATCCCTCCCAGATATCAAGAATAGCATCTATTCAACTGATGAATTTCGAATGTATTCATTTAAGGTGCGGCCTTGTTCACGTGCCTACTCTCATGATTGGACCGAGTGCCCATTTGTTCATCCAGGGGAAAATGCTCGAAGAAGGGATCCAAGGAAGTTCCATTACAGCTGTGTCCCATGTCCCGATTTCCGCAAGGGGGCTTGTAGACGTGGAGATATGTGTGAATATGCTCATGGTGTTTTTGAGTGCTGGCTACACCCTGCGCAATATCGAACCAGGCTTTGCAAGGATGGTACCAGTTGTGCGAGGAGGGTCTGCTTTTTTGCCCACACTGCTGAGGAACTCCGGCCATTATATGTCTCTACTGGTTCTGCTGTTCCTTCTCCTCGCTCAAGTACTTCTGGTGCTACTGCCATGGATTTTGCTGCAGCCATGAGCCTCTTACCAGGCTCCCCTTCATCGGTATCTGTCATGTCTCCATCAGCATACACTCCACCCATGTCTCCGTCTGCTAATGGCATGTCACACTCAGGTTGGCCCCAACCAAATGTTCCGGCTTTGCATCTACCAGGAAGCAATTTTCAGTCGAGTCGCTTGAGATCTTCCCTTAATGCAAGAGACATCCCGGCAGAGGACTTTGATATGGATTTTGATGTGCAGCAACAGCAGCTCATAAATGAGTTATCTTGCCTCTCTCAACCATCTATGAGTTCTAATTCTTTGAACCGTTCTGGTCGGTTTAAATCCCTCACTCCTTCAAATCTTGATGATCTATTTTCTTCTGAGAGCTTATCCCCTCGCTATTCTGATCAAGCATTGGCATCAGCTGTTTTTTCCCCAACACACAAATCAGCAGTTCTCAATCAAtttcagcagcagcagcagagCATGTTATCACCAATCAATACAAGCTTCTCCCCTAAAAATGTTGATCACCCTTTATTGCAGGCATCTTTTGGGGTTCCATCATCAGGGAGGATGTCTCCCCGAAACGTGGAACCTATCTCGCCAATGAGCTCTCGAATGTCCATATTAGCTCAACGGGACAAGCAGCAACAGTTCCGCAGCCTCAGCTCAAGGGAACTTGGCTCCAACTCTGCTTCAATTGTTGGATCCCCTGTAAATTCATGGTCCAAATGGGGATCTTCCAATGGGAAGCCAGATTGGGCTGTTAGTACAGATGAATTGGGTAAGCACCGTAGGTCATCTTCGTTTGAGCTGGGGAACAATGGAGAGGAGCCTGATCTGTCATGGGTTCAGTCACTTGTCAAAGAATCTCCAACTGATATTAAAGAAAAGCTAGCAACACCTGTTTCTAGTGCTGCAGCTACTGCATCATCTAGTGAGGGTTCAAACATGAACTCCCAAATTGAATCGGTTGATCATGCTGTGTTGGGAGCATGGCTCGAACAAATGCAGCTTGATCATCTTGTGGCTCAGCAGAATTGA